The nucleotide sequence CGATACTGTAAAAGCTGTGAATACGACTAACCAGATAAGATTGTTTCTAAATGCATAGAGCATGTTCTTATTAGTAAAAGCGAATATATAATTACTAAATCCAACAAATAATTCTGATTTTCTATCTAAAAAGCTTAAAAATAATGTATTAACAGCTGGATAGACTAAAAAAAATGCTAATATCAATAATGTTGGTATTATATAAAGCCACGCCCATATGTTTGTCTTCTTCATGATAATTTTTCCTTTAAAACAAACTATTTATATCTTTAATAAGATGATTAAGGCAATCCACAATTAAGTGGATTGCCTTAACATAGTTCATAGTATCAGTACTTATTTGTAAGCCTCAACAGAACTGGCTTCAATGTCTCCGAGAATAGTATCTAGATCTTCACCACCAACATAATCCAAAGTTCCTGACCAGAAGGATCCAGCACCAACAGCTGCAGGCATAAGGTCTGAAGCATCAAAGCGGAAGACCTCAGCTTTTACTACCATATCTGCCATCTTTTTAGTAAGTTCATCAGGATAGGAATCAAGATTAACTTCTTTACTAGGTGAGATGAATCCACCTGCAGAAGCCCATATTTCCTGAGGTTGAGCGGAAGCAAGATATTTCATTAGTTCACGAGCTTCTGGTGTATCATTAAACATAACAATCAAGTCAGCTCCACCCAAAACCGGTGTTCCATATGCTGGATCGATTGGTGGAAATGGGAAGAAGTCATAATCAGTTACGGCTTCAACTCCTTCTGGGAAAAAGCCAGTAATAAAGCTTGCTTGACGGTGCATGTAAGCTCCAGGAGGATCTGTGAATAGTGAAGCTGGTGCATCTCCAAAGAAACTAGTAAGTGTTCCTGTAGTACCGCCATATTGATAATCCTCTTTACCAACTATTTCACCAAATGTCTCCCAGGCAGTTTTAACTGCTGGATCTGTCCATGGAATTTCATGGCTAACCCATTTGTCATATACATCTGGTCCGGCTGTTCTAAGCATGATATCCTCGATCCAGTCTGTAGCAGGCCATCCACTTGCAGCTCCGCTTTCAAAACCTATTGCCCAGGGAGTTTTACCATCAGAAACAATTTTATCAGAAAGAGCTATTAATTCATCCCATGTTGTTGGAATATTATACCCTCCATCTGCAAAGGCTGTGGGATTGTACCAGATAAGACTCTTATTAGCTACCTTATAGAAGATTCCGTATAGAGTACCATCATAACTTGCTAAATCTAACCAGGCTTTTGCATAATTCGTATTTAATTTGTCCATATCCATGAATTTACTAATGTCAATAAGATTACCATCTTCGGCTAACTCATACATCTGACCTGGGTTTGGTAATATTGCCAAGTCTGGTGGATTTCCTGCTTCAACTCTTGTGGTGAGAACAGCTGCTAAATCTCGCGTACCCTCAAATGCCATACCAATACCTGTTTCATCTGTGAATGGGAATACTGCTTCCTGGAAGTTGGTCAGCTCATCGCCTCCCCACACACCAAGAACAGTCACAGCTCCTTTAGGCTTCTCTTCAGGAGCTGGGGCACAAGACATTGTAAATGTCATCAACGATATCAACATTATTATTGGTATTAATACCTTTTTTCTCATTTTCCCTCCTTAATTTTATTTTACAATACCAATTAATAGAGATTTATTTAAATTCTATATAATCACCTCCCATTTTTAAAATGATAAAATTTATTATTTTATAATTATTTTGATTTATTTATTTTATAATTTTTTTAATAATGAAATTTTTTACATTATTGAATTAAAATATTAAATTTTAAAAATTGAGTTTTAAATTTATTTTGAATTATAACCACATGATTTTCTTATAACTAAATGTGTTTCCAGGATAAATTTTTTATTATTGTTTTCATTACTTTCGATATTATCTATGAGAAGGTTAGCTGCATTTTTTCCAATCTCAAATCCAGGTAAATTAATAGTTGTGAGAGGAGGGTCAACATATTCTGATAGATTCACATTATCAAATCCTACTAATGCAATATCTTGTGGTATTTTAATACCCCTTTTCTTTAATGCATCCATTACACCAAAAGCTACCACATCAGAGGCTACAAAAACTGCAGTTGGCAATTTTTTAATAGACAACAGTTTCTGCATGGCATCAAAACCACTTTGTGGTGTGAAATTTCCTATGCCTACAAGCTTTTCATCATAAGTTATAGAATTTTTTTGTAAAGCCTTCTTATATCCGAGTAATCTTAATTCACTTGCTGTGTAATTAAGTGGAGCATTGGTAATAATAGCAATCCTTTTGTGACCATGAGATATTAGATGTTGTACCGCCTTTTTTGCTGCCTTTACATTATCTATGTCGGAACAACTAAAACTATCATCATTTATCTGACCCATTAATACAATTGGGAAATCTTCTTCTTTTAGTTTGTAAAGTTCCTCATCATCTGATCGGGGACCTGAAAGAATTATTCCATCTATTCTCTTTTCTCTAACCATATGATAATAAGTATCTTTCTTAGTTACTTCTTCAATATATTGGAGAAGAATCTTATAACCTCTTTTTTGTGCAACTGTGCTTACACCTAAAATGACTCGGGGGAGAAAGGCATCAGAAAATACACTTTCTAATTGTTGACATAAAATTAAACCTATTGTTTTTGTCTTGTTTTTAACAAGGCTTGTAGCTATTGCGTGGGGATAGTAATCTAGCTCTTTAGCGATGTCTAAAACTTTTTGACGAGTACCTTCAGATATTTTTACATCTGTCCGATTATTTAGAACAAAGGAAACTGTAGTCCTGGATACACCTGCTAATTTAGCAATATCTTTTGTAGT is from Actinomycetota bacterium and encodes:
- a CDS encoding ABC transporter substrate-binding protein, which encodes MRKKVLIPIIMLISLMTFTMSCAPAPEEKPKGAVTVLGVWGGDELTNFQEAVFPFTDETGIGMAFEGTRDLAAVLTTRVEAGNPPDLAILPNPGQMYELAEDGNLIDISKFMDMDKLNTNYAKAWLDLASYDGTLYGIFYKVANKSLIWYNPTAFADGGYNIPTTWDELIALSDKIVSDGKTPWAIGFESGAASGWPATDWIEDIMLRTAGPDVYDKWVSHEIPWTDPAVKTAWETFGEIVGKEDYQYGGTTGTLTSFFGDAPASLFTDPPGAYMHRQASFITGFFPEGVEAVTDYDFFPFPPIDPAYGTPVLGGADLIVMFNDTPEARELMKYLASAQPQEIWASAGGFISPSKEVNLDSYPDELTKKMADMVVKAEVFRFDASDLMPAAVGAGSFWSGTLDYVGGEDLDTILGDIEASSVEAYK
- a CDS encoding LacI family transcriptional regulator, giving the protein MKKYPTTKDIAKLAGVSRTTVSFVLNNRTDVKISEGTRQKVLDIAKELDYYPHAIATSLVKNKTKTIGLILCQQLESVFSDAFLPRVILGVSTVAQKRGYKILLQYIEEVTKKDTYYHMVREKRIDGIILSGPRSDDEELYKLKEEDFPIVLMGQINDDSFSCSDIDNVKAAKKAVQHLISHGHKRIAIITNAPLNYTASELRLLGYKKALQKNSITYDEKLVGIGNFTPQSGFDAMQKLLSIKKLPTAVFVASDVVAFGVMDALKKRGIKIPQDIALVGFDNVNLSEYVDPPLTTINLPGFEIGKNAANLLIDNIESNENNNKKFILETHLVIRKSCGYNSK